A region from the Mycolicibacterium phlei genome encodes:
- a CDS encoding NAD(P)H-binding protein: MKRVRTLVTGATGYVGSRLVTALLTEGHDVVAASRNPDRLADFGWNDRVTAVALDAHDDESARAAFAAAGPVDVVYYLVHGIGQPGYREADNRAADTVARAARDAGVRRIVYLGGFVPDGPDGDDLSEHLAGRAEVADALHVDGGPEVVWLGAAIIIGAGSTSFEMLRYVGDRFVLLPMPSWSANPLDPISICDVLHYLVAAADDDRVPAGAYDITGPETTTYGDLLRTYARIAGKWRAELPVNGVDTGLVSWVTAAVLPVPGGLAADLVRSLDHPMIASQTQLRALVPDPPGGLIGIEEAITRALRSRRRRPVDDLTDMHHLADTDPQWAGGDIARLRNVADAVTPSIVRPALGLIGAVPGPVAGVVRTGLDTLLHWVPKVSPA, from the coding sequence GTGAAACGAGTGCGCACCCTGGTGACCGGCGCCACCGGCTACGTCGGCTCCCGGCTGGTCACGGCCCTGCTCACCGAAGGGCACGACGTCGTGGCCGCGAGCCGAAACCCCGACCGGCTGGCCGATTTCGGTTGGAACGACCGCGTCACGGCCGTGGCGCTGGACGCCCACGACGACGAGTCCGCGCGGGCGGCGTTCGCCGCGGCCGGGCCCGTCGACGTCGTCTACTACCTGGTGCACGGCATCGGCCAGCCCGGCTACCGCGAGGCCGACAACCGTGCGGCGGACACCGTCGCCCGCGCCGCCAGGGACGCCGGGGTGCGGCGGATCGTGTACCTCGGCGGGTTCGTGCCCGACGGCCCCGACGGCGACGACCTGTCCGAGCACCTGGCCGGCCGCGCCGAGGTCGCCGACGCGCTGCACGTCGACGGCGGCCCCGAGGTGGTGTGGCTGGGCGCGGCGATCATCATCGGCGCCGGGTCGACCTCGTTCGAGATGCTGCGCTACGTGGGCGACCGCTTCGTGCTGCTGCCGATGCCGTCCTGGTCGGCCAACCCGCTGGACCCGATCTCGATCTGCGACGTGCTGCACTACCTCGTCGCCGCCGCCGACGACGACCGGGTGCCCGCGGGGGCCTACGACATCACCGGGCCGGAGACCACCACCTACGGGGACCTGCTGCGCACCTACGCCCGGATCGCCGGCAAGTGGCGCGCCGAGCTGCCGGTCAACGGCGTCGACACCGGGCTGGTGTCCTGGGTGACCGCGGCGGTGCTGCCGGTGCCCGGCGGGCTGGCCGCCGACCTGGTGCGCTCGCTGGACCACCCGATGATCGCGTCGCAGACGCAGCTGCGCGCGCTGGTGCCCGACCCGCCCGGCGGGCTGATCGGCATCGAGGAGGCCATCACCCGGGCGCTGCGCAGCCGCCGGCGCCGGCCCGTCGACGACCTCACCGACATGCACCACCTCGCCGACACCGACCCGCAATGGGCCGGTGGGGACATCGCGCGTCTCCGCAACGTGGCCGACGCGGTGACCCCGTCGATCGTGCGGCCCGCGCTCGGGCTCATCGGCGCCGTACCAGGCCCCGTCGCGGGCGTGGTGCGTACCGGGCTGGACACACTGCTGCACTGGGTTCCGAAGGTGAGCCCGGCGTGA
- a CDS encoding gamma carbonic anhydrase family protein, with translation MSDPLIVSVRGHTPTLHADAWAAPTANLIGNVTLAARASVWYGATLRAEYEPIEIGEGSNIQDGVTVHVDPGFPVKLGREVTVGHNVVLHGCTIGDGALIGMGAVVLNGATIGEGALIAAGAVVPQGFVVPPRTLVAGVPAKVRRDLTDDEVAHNRVNAHAYVHLIDVHRGTAN, from the coding sequence ATGTCCGATCCGCTGATCGTCTCCGTCCGGGGCCACACGCCCACGCTGCACGCCGACGCGTGGGCCGCGCCCACCGCCAACCTGATCGGTAACGTCACGCTCGCCGCGCGCGCCAGCGTCTGGTACGGGGCCACGCTGCGCGCCGAGTACGAACCCATCGAGATCGGTGAGGGCAGCAACATCCAGGACGGGGTGACCGTGCACGTCGACCCGGGATTCCCGGTCAAGCTGGGCCGCGAGGTCACCGTCGGCCACAACGTCGTGCTGCACGGCTGCACCATCGGCGACGGCGCGCTGATCGGCATGGGCGCCGTCGTCCTCAACGGCGCGACGATCGGGGAGGGCGCGCTGATCGCCGCGGGCGCGGTGGTGCCCCAGGGCTTCGTCGTACCGCCGCGCACCCTGGTCGCCGGGGTGCCCGCCAAGGTGCGCCGCGACCTCACCGACGACGAGGTCGCCCACAACCGGGTCAACGCGCACGCCTACGTGCACCTGATCGACGTGCACCGCGGAACCGCGAACTAG
- a CDS encoding SDR family NAD(P)-dependent oxidoreductase yields MRTVNEVIDGVDLSGRTCVITGASSGLGRESARALAATGAHVVLAARNPDALAEADAWVHAEVPSARTSTVLVDLASLAGVRAAAEELTRVASRIHVLMNNAGVMFTPFGRTADGFETQFGTNHLGHFEWTRLLIPQLADGARIVNLSSEGHRLSDIDLDDPNWERRDYDKFRAYGAAKTANVLHAVELDRRLCDRGIRAYAVHPGIVATSLARHMDQDDFATLSAMTPRRPGPAKEPAKKDGAQMSWVMPDQGAATQVWAAVSDELDGVGGVYLSNCRVRDDVEPYAVDPDRARVLWELSEKLCV; encoded by the coding sequence GTGCGCACTGTGAACGAAGTGATCGACGGTGTCGATCTGTCCGGCAGAACCTGTGTGATCACCGGGGCCTCCTCGGGGCTGGGTCGCGAGTCGGCCCGCGCGCTGGCCGCGACCGGCGCCCACGTGGTGCTGGCCGCACGCAACCCGGACGCGCTGGCCGAGGCCGACGCCTGGGTGCACGCCGAGGTGCCGTCGGCGCGGACGTCGACGGTGCTGGTCGATCTGGCGTCGCTGGCCGGCGTCCGTGCCGCCGCTGAGGAACTCACCCGCGTCGCCTCGCGGATCCACGTGCTGATGAACAACGCCGGGGTGATGTTCACGCCGTTCGGCCGGACCGCCGACGGGTTCGAAACGCAGTTCGGCACCAACCATCTCGGCCACTTCGAGTGGACCCGGCTGCTCATCCCGCAACTGGCCGACGGCGCGCGGATCGTGAACCTGTCCTCCGAAGGGCACCGGCTGTCCGACATCGACCTCGACGACCCGAACTGGGAGCGCCGCGACTACGACAAGTTCCGCGCCTACGGGGCCGCGAAGACCGCCAACGTGCTGCACGCGGTCGAACTGGACCGCCGGCTGTGCGACCGCGGGATCCGCGCGTACGCGGTGCATCCCGGCATCGTCGCGACATCGCTTGCGCGCCACATGGATCAGGATGACTTCGCCACGCTCAGCGCGATGACGCCGAGACGGCCCGGGCCCGCGAAGGAGCCCGCGAAAAAGGACGGCGCCCAGATGAGTTGGGTGATGCCCGACCAGGGCGCGGCCACCCAGGTGTGGGCGGCGGTCAGCGACGAGCTGGACGGCGTCGGCGGTGTGTACCTGTCGAACTGCCGGGTGCGCGACGATGTCGAGCCCTACGCCGTCGACCCCGACCGGGCCCGCGTGCTGTGGGAGCTCTCCGAGAAGCTCTGCGTCTAG
- a CDS encoding GlxA family transcriptional regulator — protein MHRVAVLLLPPVIGFDAMIPSLLFGNATGADGEPLYDVVTCALTPEAVPSIGGFAVVAQAGPETLATADTVVVPGTRYAPARRDGVLGSDVAAALASIRPGTRIVSICTGAFVLAAAGLLEGRRATTHWKFADDLRRLHPQVRIDENVLFVDDGDVLTSAGLAAGIDLCLHIIRCDHGTQVANAVAKYCVVPPWREGGQAQFIERQVPVADQLSTAATREWALHHLDEELTIERLARHANMSTRTFIRRFREETGQAPGAWVRNRRLDRARELLETHDLTIDEVARRSGLGSGANLRHHLRRGVGMSPSSYRKVFQGV, from the coding sequence ATGCACCGGGTCGCGGTTCTGCTGCTCCCGCCGGTCATCGGGTTCGACGCGATGATCCCGTCGCTGCTGTTCGGCAACGCCACCGGTGCCGACGGTGAACCCCTCTACGACGTCGTGACGTGCGCGCTGACCCCGGAGGCGGTGCCGTCGATCGGTGGCTTCGCCGTCGTCGCGCAGGCCGGACCCGAGACGCTGGCCACCGCCGACACCGTGGTGGTGCCCGGCACGCGCTATGCGCCGGCGCGTCGCGACGGCGTGCTCGGATCCGACGTGGCCGCCGCGCTGGCGTCGATCCGGCCCGGCACCCGGATCGTGTCGATCTGCACCGGCGCGTTCGTGCTGGCGGCCGCGGGCCTGCTCGAGGGGCGCCGCGCGACCACGCACTGGAAGTTCGCCGACGACCTTCGCCGCCTGCACCCGCAGGTGCGCATCGACGAGAACGTGCTGTTCGTCGACGACGGCGACGTGCTCACCTCCGCGGGACTGGCGGCGGGAATCGACCTGTGCCTGCACATCATTCGGTGCGACCACGGGACACAGGTGGCCAACGCCGTCGCCAAGTACTGTGTCGTGCCGCCGTGGCGGGAGGGCGGTCAGGCCCAGTTCATCGAGCGGCAGGTGCCGGTGGCGGACCAGCTCTCGACGGCCGCGACGCGGGAGTGGGCGCTGCACCACCTCGACGAGGAGCTGACGATCGAACGGCTCGCGCGGCACGCGAACATGAGCACCCGTACCTTCATCCGGCGCTTCCGCGAGGAGACCGGGCAGGCGCCGGGGGCGTGGGTACGTAACCGCCGCCTCGACCGTGCGCGCGAACTGCTCGAAACCCACGACCTGACCATCGACGAGGTCGCCCGTCGCTCCGGGCTCGGGTCCGGCGCCAACCTGCGCCACCACCTGCGCCGCGGCGTCGGGATGTCACCGTCGAGTTACCGCAAGGTGTTTCAGGGCGTCTAG
- a CDS encoding MFS transporter: MTLTDPRTTAPRLHWAWVVAAASFVALLAAAGFRAVPGVMMTPLHDEFGWSHGTVGLAVSVNMTLFGVTAPFAAALMDRFGVRPVLAAALALIAAGSALSTVMTASWQLVVLWGVLVGVGTGSISMGFVATIATRWFEARRGLVTGVLTAASSTGQLIFLPLIAEVTARHGWRWASLIVAAAALAVVPLVVVFLRNYPQDKGLAPYGAGTGAAPAPAPAGGFRAAFDGLLAGLRVPAFWLLAGSFAICGMTANGLIGTHFIPAAHDHGMPATIAAGLLATIGILDVAGTVISGWLTDRFDPRLLLVVYYTGRGLSLALLPALLSPTAEPGTWVFVIFYGLDWVATVPPTIMLCRMYFGAAAPVVFGWVFASHQLGAAVAAAGAGWLRDLQGTYDLAFYLAAGLCLVAAGLCGQIRKPQFSAVGE; the protein is encoded by the coding sequence GTGACCCTGACCGACCCACGGACGACCGCACCCCGCCTGCACTGGGCCTGGGTGGTCGCCGCCGCCAGTTTCGTCGCGCTGCTCGCCGCGGCCGGGTTCCGCGCCGTGCCCGGCGTGATGATGACCCCGCTGCATGACGAGTTCGGCTGGTCGCACGGCACCGTCGGGTTGGCGGTCTCGGTGAACATGACGCTGTTCGGGGTGACCGCGCCGTTCGCCGCGGCGCTGATGGACCGCTTCGGCGTGCGACCGGTGCTGGCGGCGGCGCTGGCCCTCATCGCGGCCGGTTCGGCGCTGAGCACGGTGATGACGGCCAGCTGGCAGCTGGTCGTGCTGTGGGGTGTGCTGGTCGGCGTCGGCACCGGGTCGATCTCGATGGGGTTCGTCGCGACGATCGCCACCCGCTGGTTCGAGGCGCGCCGTGGCCTGGTCACCGGGGTGCTCACCGCGGCGAGCTCGACGGGGCAGCTGATCTTCCTGCCGCTGATCGCCGAGGTGACCGCCCGGCACGGCTGGCGGTGGGCGTCGCTGATCGTCGCGGCCGCGGCGCTGGCCGTGGTGCCGTTGGTGGTGGTGTTCCTGCGCAACTACCCGCAGGACAAGGGGCTGGCGCCGTACGGTGCGGGCACCGGGGCTGCGCCGGCCCCTGCCCCGGCGGGGGGCTTCCGCGCCGCGTTCGACGGCCTTCTCGCCGGGCTGCGGGTGCCGGCGTTCTGGCTGCTGGCGGGCAGCTTCGCGATCTGCGGGATGACCGCCAACGGGCTGATCGGCACCCACTTCATCCCGGCGGCCCACGACCACGGCATGCCCGCGACCATCGCGGCCGGCCTGCTGGCGACCATCGGGATCCTCGACGTCGCGGGCACGGTGATCTCCGGGTGGCTCACCGACCGTTTCGACCCGCGGCTGCTGCTGGTCGTCTACTACACCGGCCGCGGGCTGTCGCTGGCGCTGCTGCCCGCCCTGCTCTCGCCGACGGCCGAACCGGGCACCTGGGTGTTCGTGATCTTCTACGGGCTGGACTGGGTGGCCACGGTGCCGCCGACGATCATGCTGTGCCGGATGTACTTCGGGGCGGCCGCGCCGGTGGTGTTCGGCTGGGTGTTCGCCTCACACCAATTGGGGGCCGCGGTGGCCGCCGCGGGCGCGGGGTGGCTACGCGATCTACAGGGCACCTATGACCTGGCGTTCTACCTGGCAGCGGGCCTGTGCCTGGTCGCGGCGGGGCTGTGTGGGCAGATTCGCAAACCCCAGTTCAGCGCCGTCGGAGAGTGA
- a CDS encoding fasciclin domain-containing protein: MKTRTSKAIGAGVGIAAIAVSVPIAVASAAPRDNIALQPTEVSSSTAVEIPNPEGKGCDAFKEAVPNWKSLATLPVGQALQAIPDASTFYQAISGGFNPEVNVVPVFENGPYVLFVPTNEAFAAMPPAQLEALKADPAALTAFDYYHAFLGILGPKDLEGQRPTQQGAEIKVTGENADIKVNDTANLVCGGIHAANARIYLIDSVLDVSSAPAPTATPSTATTESSEATESETLSDEVPVTVTATAEPTAEAEEPIPAADAPIG; this comes from the coding sequence TTGAAGACTCGCACCAGCAAAGCCATCGGTGCCGGTGTCGGCATCGCTGCCATCGCGGTGTCCGTGCCGATCGCCGTCGCATCGGCCGCCCCGCGCGACAACATCGCCCTGCAGCCGACGGAGGTGTCGTCGAGCACGGCCGTCGAGATCCCGAACCCCGAGGGCAAGGGCTGTGACGCGTTCAAGGAGGCCGTGCCGAACTGGAAGTCGCTGGCCACCCTGCCGGTCGGCCAGGCGCTGCAGGCCATCCCGGACGCCAGCACCTTCTACCAGGCGATCTCGGGCGGCTTCAATCCCGAGGTGAACGTGGTTCCGGTGTTCGAGAACGGCCCGTACGTGCTGTTCGTGCCGACCAACGAGGCGTTCGCCGCGATGCCGCCCGCCCAGCTCGAGGCGCTCAAGGCCGACCCGGCCGCGCTGACCGCGTTCGACTACTACCACGCCTTCCTGGGCATCCTGGGCCCGAAGGACCTGGAGGGTCAGCGTCCGACGCAGCAGGGCGCGGAGATCAAGGTGACCGGCGAGAATGCCGACATCAAGGTCAACGACACCGCCAACCTGGTCTGCGGTGGTATCCACGCGGCCAACGCCCGGATCTACCTGATCGACTCGGTGCTCGACGTGTCGTCCGCGCCGGCCCCGACCGCGACGCCGTCGACCGCGACGACCGAGTCGTCGGAGGCCACCGAGTCGGAGACGCTGTCCGATGAGGTTCCGGTGACCGTGACCGCCACCGCGGAGCCGACCGCCGAGGCCGAGGAGCCGATCCCGGCCGCCGACGCGCCGATCGGCTGA
- a CDS encoding acyl-CoA dehydrogenase family protein, translating into MKRTIYEEEHEAFRQTVRDYIERELVPHQEKWEQQRIVDRSAYTAAGKYGLIGFNMPEEYGGGGTDDFRFNAIIDEELARSGVHAPALSLHNDVVGPYFKHLANEEQLKRWMPGIASGELIIAIAMTEPGAGSDLAGIRTSAVRDGDDWIINGSKTFISSGINADLVVVVARTDPEAGHKGFTLFVVERDMPGFERGRKLDKVGLHTQDTSELHFENVRVPSANMLGKEGRGFYHLMENLPSERLSIAISACAGARAVWEETLQYCKDRKAFGQPIGSFQYNRFLLAEMDTELEVTETYIDRCLRGVVDGELTAVEAAKAKWWATETAKKVVDNCVQLHGGYGFMMEYRVARAYCDGRIQTIFGGTTEIMKEIIGRDLGV; encoded by the coding sequence ATGAAGAGAACGATTTACGAAGAAGAGCACGAAGCGTTCCGCCAGACGGTGCGCGACTACATCGAGCGTGAGCTCGTCCCGCACCAGGAGAAGTGGGAGCAGCAGCGCATCGTCGACCGGTCGGCCTACACCGCGGCGGGCAAGTACGGGCTCATCGGGTTCAACATGCCCGAGGAGTACGGCGGCGGCGGCACCGACGACTTCCGCTTCAACGCGATCATCGACGAGGAGCTGGCCCGCTCCGGCGTCCACGCCCCGGCGCTGAGCCTGCACAACGACGTCGTCGGCCCGTACTTCAAGCACCTGGCCAACGAGGAACAGCTCAAGCGCTGGATGCCCGGCATCGCCAGCGGCGAGCTCATCATCGCGATCGCGATGACCGAGCCCGGCGCCGGCAGCGACCTCGCGGGCATCCGCACCAGCGCGGTCCGCGACGGTGACGACTGGATCATCAACGGCTCCAAGACCTTCATCTCGTCGGGCATCAACGCCGACCTGGTGGTCGTGGTCGCCCGCACCGATCCGGAGGCCGGTCACAAGGGCTTCACCCTGTTCGTCGTCGAGCGCGACATGCCGGGCTTCGAGCGCGGCCGCAAGCTCGACAAGGTCGGCCTGCACACCCAGGACACCTCCGAGCTGCACTTCGAGAACGTGCGGGTGCCCTCGGCCAACATGCTGGGCAAGGAGGGCCGCGGCTTCTACCACCTGATGGAGAACCTGCCCTCCGAGCGGCTGTCGATCGCCATCTCGGCGTGCGCCGGTGCGCGTGCCGTGTGGGAGGAGACCCTGCAGTACTGCAAGGACCGCAAGGCGTTCGGGCAGCCGATCGGCAGCTTCCAGTACAACCGGTTCCTGCTCGCCGAGATGGACACCGAGCTCGAGGTCACCGAGACCTACATCGACCGGTGCCTGCGCGGTGTGGTCGACGGTGAGCTGACCGCCGTGGAGGCCGCCAAGGCCAAGTGGTGGGCGACCGAGACGGCCAAGAAGGTCGTCGACAACTGCGTGCAGCTGCACGGCGGCTACGGCTTCATGATGGAGTACCGCGTCGCCCGCGCCTACTGCGACGGCCGCATCCAGACGATCTTCGGTGGCACCACCGAGATCATGAAGGAGATCATCGGCCGCGATCTGGGCGTCTAG
- a CDS encoding crotonase/enoyl-CoA hydratase family protein, with translation MTQDATTPAALTERRGNVLIITINRPEARNAVNSAVSTAVGDALQMAQDDPEVRAVVLTGAGESFCAGADLKAIARRENLFHPEHQEWGFAGYVHHYIDKPTIAAVNGTALGGGTELALASDLVVAEERAKFGLPEVKRGLIAAAGGVFRIVDHLPRKIAMELLFTGDPISSADALKWGLINQVVPDGTAVEAAVALAERITCNAPLAVWASKRVAMGVDNGVIVGDEPGWARTLREIIPVMRSEDAKEGPLAFAEKRQPVWKAK, from the coding sequence GTGACGCAGGACGCCACGACGCCCGCGGCGCTCACCGAGCGCCGCGGGAACGTCCTCATCATCACGATCAACCGGCCCGAGGCCCGCAACGCCGTCAACAGCGCGGTCAGCACCGCGGTCGGCGATGCGCTGCAGATGGCGCAGGACGACCCCGAGGTGCGTGCGGTGGTGCTCACCGGCGCGGGTGAATCATTCTGCGCCGGAGCCGATCTCAAGGCGATCGCGCGGCGGGAGAATCTCTTCCACCCCGAGCACCAGGAGTGGGGCTTCGCCGGCTACGTGCACCATTACATCGACAAGCCGACCATCGCGGCGGTCAACGGCACCGCGCTGGGCGGCGGCACCGAACTGGCGCTGGCCAGCGACCTCGTCGTCGCCGAGGAACGCGCGAAATTCGGTCTGCCCGAAGTGAAGCGCGGTCTGATCGCCGCCGCGGGCGGGGTGTTCCGCATCGTCGACCACCTGCCCCGCAAGATCGCGATGGAGCTGCTGTTCACCGGTGACCCGATCTCGTCGGCCGACGCGCTGAAGTGGGGCCTGATCAACCAGGTCGTCCCCGACGGCACCGCGGTCGAGGCGGCGGTCGCGCTGGCCGAGCGCATCACCTGCAACGCCCCGCTGGCGGTGTGGGCGAGCAAGCGCGTGGCGATGGGCGTCGACAACGGCGTGATCGTCGGCGACGAGCCCGGATGGGCGCGCACCCTGCGGGAGATCATCCCCGTGATGCGCTCCGAGGACGCCAAGGAAGGACCGCTGGCCTTCGCCGAGAAGCGCCAGCCCGTATGGAAGGCCAAGTAG
- a CDS encoding thiolase family protein, with protein sequence MAEAVIVEAVRSPVGKRNGALSGIHPAELSAQVLNALVERAGVDPALVDDVIWGCVMQAGEQALDIARTAVLSAGWPETVPGVTVDRQCGSSQQSLHFAVAGVVAGHYDVVVAGGVESMSRTPMGSSLANGGNPYGESFKARYDKTPNQGIGAEMIAEQWGFSRTQLDEFSLRSHEKAAAAQDAGAFKDQIVGIKTKDADGNDTVVLEDGGIRRGGTLEAMANIKPAFKEDGVIHAGNSSQISDGSAALLIMSAEKAKELGLKPLAKVHTAVLAGADPVIMLTAPIPATQKALKKSGLSLDQIGVFEVNEAFAPVPMAWLKDIGADEKKLNPNGGAIALGHPLGGSGARILTTMLHHMRDNNIQYGLQTMCEGGGQANATILELL encoded by the coding sequence ATGGCTGAAGCCGTCATCGTCGAGGCAGTACGGTCACCCGTCGGTAAGCGCAACGGAGCCCTGTCGGGCATCCACCCCGCCGAGCTGTCGGCCCAGGTTCTCAACGCCCTCGTGGAGCGCGCCGGCGTCGACCCCGCCCTCGTCGATGACGTGATCTGGGGCTGCGTCATGCAGGCCGGCGAGCAGGCGCTCGACATCGCCCGCACCGCCGTGCTGTCCGCCGGCTGGCCCGAGACGGTGCCCGGCGTGACCGTGGACCGCCAGTGCGGCTCCAGCCAGCAGTCGCTGCACTTCGCCGTCGCCGGTGTGGTCGCCGGCCACTACGACGTCGTCGTCGCCGGTGGCGTCGAGTCGATGTCGCGGACCCCGATGGGCTCGTCGCTGGCCAACGGCGGCAACCCCTACGGCGAGTCGTTCAAGGCGCGCTACGACAAGACCCCGAACCAGGGCATCGGCGCCGAGATGATCGCCGAGCAGTGGGGCTTCTCGCGCACCCAGCTCGACGAGTTCTCGCTGCGCTCGCACGAGAAGGCCGCTGCCGCACAGGATGCCGGCGCCTTCAAGGACCAGATTGTCGGCATCAAGACCAAGGACGCCGACGGCAACGACACCGTCGTGCTCGAGGACGGCGGCATCCGCCGCGGCGGCACGCTGGAGGCGATGGCGAACATCAAGCCGGCGTTCAAGGAGGACGGCGTCATCCACGCCGGTAACTCCAGCCAGATCTCCGACGGCTCGGCCGCGCTGCTGATCATGTCGGCCGAGAAGGCCAAGGAACTCGGCCTCAAGCCGCTGGCCAAGGTGCACACCGCGGTGCTCGCCGGCGCCGACCCGGTCATCATGCTGACCGCGCCGATCCCGGCCACCCAGAAGGCGCTGAAGAAGTCGGGCCTGAGCCTCGACCAGATCGGTGTCTTCGAGGTCAACGAGGCCTTCGCCCCGGTTCCGATGGCGTGGCTGAAGGACATCGGCGCCGACGAGAAGAAGCTGAACCCCAACGGCGGTGCCATCGCGCTCGGCCACCCGCTCGGCGGCTCCGGCGCCCGCATCCTGACCACGATGCTGCACCACATGCGGGACAACAACATTCAGTACGGTCTGCAGACCATGTGCGAGGGCGGCGGCCAGGCCAACGCCACCATCCTAGAGCTGCTGTGA
- a CDS encoding DUF3556 domain-containing protein translates to MGFLKQDAPVVDYEQWSKGARAEKIVPMARHWAEVGFGTPVVLHLFYVVKILLYILGAWLVALSTTGIDGFTDVASWYSEPIVFEKVVLYTMLYEVVGLGCGFGPLNNRFFPPMGSILYWLRPKTIRLPPWPNRIPLTRGTTRTPFDALLYAALLVMLVVALASDGTGPIPELGTTVGVLPVWQIATIVGLLAVLGLRDKVIFLAARGEVYGALAVCFLFSGADILIGAKLILLTIWLGAAVSKLNKHFPFVISTMMSNNPVFRPKWIKRRFFEHFPDDLRPGWPSRWLAHISTAVEGLVPLVLFFSHGGWPTYIAAFVMVCFHFGILSSIPMGVPLEWNVFMMFSVLALFVGHADIGLADLNSPWPLLLFAVSAGTVVLGNLFPRKISFLPGMRYYAGNWDTGLWCMKPSAAAKIESGIVSIASMPRAQMERYYGSPETAEMYLYMGYAFRAFNTHGRAMFTLAHHAMAGHNEADYDLTDGERICSTAIGWNFGDGHMHNEQLIEAMQERCHFEPGEVRVVLIDAQPIHRQTQQYRLVDAATGEFERGYIRVADMVDRQPWDDTVPVHVTWRKDKNDAPADASKLHTDRDSAR, encoded by the coding sequence ATGGGGTTTCTCAAGCAGGACGCGCCCGTCGTCGACTACGAGCAGTGGAGTAAGGGGGCCCGAGCCGAGAAGATCGTGCCGATGGCCCGGCACTGGGCCGAGGTCGGCTTCGGCACGCCCGTCGTGCTGCACCTGTTCTACGTCGTCAAGATCCTGCTCTACATCCTCGGCGCCTGGCTGGTCGCGTTGTCGACGACAGGCATCGACGGCTTCACCGACGTCGCCTCCTGGTACTCCGAGCCGATCGTCTTCGAGAAGGTCGTGCTCTACACGATGCTCTACGAGGTCGTCGGCCTCGGTTGCGGTTTCGGCCCGCTCAACAACCGGTTCTTCCCACCGATGGGCTCGATCCTGTACTGGCTGCGGCCCAAGACGATCCGGCTGCCCCCGTGGCCGAACCGCATCCCGCTGACCAGGGGCACCACCCGTACCCCGTTCGACGCGCTGCTCTACGCCGCGCTGCTGGTGATGCTGGTGGTGGCGCTGGCCTCCGACGGCACCGGCCCGATCCCCGAACTGGGCACCACGGTCGGCGTGCTGCCGGTCTGGCAGATCGCCACGATCGTCGGCCTGCTCGCCGTGCTCGGCCTGCGCGACAAGGTCATCTTCCTGGCCGCCCGCGGCGAGGTGTACGGCGCGCTGGCGGTGTGCTTCCTGTTCAGCGGCGCCGACATCCTCATCGGCGCCAAGCTGATCCTGCTGACGATCTGGCTGGGCGCGGCGGTCTCCAAGCTCAACAAGCACTTCCCGTTCGTCATCTCGACGATGATGAGCAACAACCCGGTCTTCCGGCCCAAGTGGATCAAACGCCGCTTCTTCGAACACTTCCCGGACGACCTGCGGCCGGGCTGGCCGTCACGCTGGCTGGCGCACATCTCCACCGCGGTCGAGGGTCTGGTGCCGCTGGTGCTGTTCTTCTCGCACGGCGGCTGGCCCACCTACATCGCCGCGTTCGTCATGGTGTGCTTCCACTTCGGCATCCTGTCGTCGATCCCGATGGGTGTGCCACTGGAGTGGAACGTCTTCATGATGTTCTCGGTGCTGGCGCTGTTCGTCGGCCACGCCGACATCGGGCTGGCCGATCTGAACAGTCCGTGGCCGCTCCTGCTGTTCGCGGTGTCGGCGGGCACCGTCGTGCTGGGCAACCTGTTCCCGCGCAAGATCTCGTTTTTGCCCGGGATGCGCTACTACGCGGGCAACTGGGACACCGGGCTGTGGTGCATGAAGCCGTCGGCGGCCGCCAAGATCGAAAGCGGCATCGTCTCGATCGCCAGCATGCCGCGGGCGCAGATGGAGCGGTACTACGGAAGCCCCGAGACCGCCGAGATGTACCTCTATATGGGGTACGCCTTCCGCGCGTTCAACACCCACGGCCGCGCGATGTTCACGCTCGCCCACCACGCGATGGCCGGCCACAACGAGGCCGACTACGACCTCACCGACGGGGAGCGGATCTGCAGCACCGCGATTGGCTGGAACTTCGGCGACGGCCACATGCACAACGAACAGCTCATCGAGGCGATGCAGGAACGCTGCCACTTCGAACCGGGCGAGGTGCGGGTGGTGCTGATCGACGCGCAGCCGATTCACCGGCAGACCCAGCAGTACCGGCTGGTCGACGCCGCCACCGGCGAGTTCGAGCGCGGCTACATCCGGGTCGCCGACATGGTCGACCGCCAGCCCTGGGACGACACCGTCCCGGTGCACGTGACCTGGCGCAAGGACAAGAACGACGCCCCGGCCGACGCCTCGAAACTGCACACAGATCGCGATTCCGCCCGGTAA